A genomic stretch from Longimicrobiaceae bacterium includes:
- a CDS encoding TonB-dependent siderophore receptor codes for MRLLVLAAAGCALCAASPVRAATRTSTPTPAPAAAVDTTSRIRFEIPAQPVADALGELSRQARLRVRLDVRGAAGVRSKPVSGSFTAAEALRVLLAGTGLRASFADGQTALVTREDAGTTVYALTPITAAGARSRGYATTRTTTATKTDTPLRDTPQSVSVVPRELIADQAMQGMADVVRYVPGITMGQGEGHRDAPTIRGNSSTADFFVDGVRDDAQYYRDLYNVERVEALKGSNAMIFGRGGGGGVLNRVSKEAQWAPTRTLTFEGGSFGHKRTMVDAGQGLGTAVAARVNGMYEHSGGFRDRADLERYGVNPTLAVALGASTTVRAGYERFHDERFVDRGIPSFQGRPSQAGITTFFGNPDVNTSHVSVNAATAGVEHVSGAVTIRDRARWADYNKFYQNSYPGAVNAAGTQVALSAYNQTIGRRNLINQTDVIVGGATGPVRHTLLVGAEVGRQESDVKRETGFYNNTATSFPVPFDAPTVATPITFRQSATDADNRTVANVAGVYVQDQVALSPAVQAIGGIRYDRFDLGFHNKRTGEDLSRRDGLVSPRAGLVIKPVAPLAVYGSWSVSYLPSSGDQFGSLTATTKTLEPEQFTNREAGAKWDVRPNLSLTAAAYRLDRTNTSAPDPNDATKTVQTGSQRTTGVEVGATGTVTRFWQVAGGFASQRARIVSTTAAAKAGQRVPLVPHQTLSFWNRFQVAEPVGFGIGIVRQSDMFAAIDNTVTLPGFTRADGAVFLRLGASLGAQVNVENVFDTRYYATSQGNNNIMPGATRTLRISLTARH; via the coding sequence ATGCGTCTGCTCGTGCTCGCCGCCGCCGGCTGTGCTCTCTGCGCTGCCTCTCCCGTTCGCGCCGCCACTCGCACCTCCACCCCCACGCCGGCTCCGGCCGCCGCGGTGGACACCACGTCGCGCATCCGCTTCGAGATCCCCGCGCAACCGGTTGCCGACGCGCTGGGCGAGCTGTCGCGGCAGGCGCGCCTTCGCGTGCGGCTGGACGTGCGAGGGGCCGCCGGAGTCCGCTCGAAGCCCGTCTCCGGCTCCTTCACCGCGGCCGAGGCGCTGCGCGTGCTGCTGGCGGGCACCGGCCTGCGCGCCAGCTTCGCGGACGGGCAGACGGCGCTGGTCACGCGCGAGGACGCGGGCACCACCGTGTACGCGCTGACGCCCATCACCGCCGCGGGCGCCCGCAGCCGCGGCTACGCGACGACGCGCACCACCACGGCCACCAAGACCGACACGCCGCTGCGCGACACGCCCCAGTCCGTGAGCGTCGTGCCCCGCGAGCTGATCGCCGACCAGGCGATGCAGGGCATGGCGGACGTCGTGCGCTACGTGCCCGGCATCACCATGGGCCAGGGCGAGGGCCACCGCGACGCGCCCACCATCCGCGGCAACTCGTCGACCGCGGACTTCTTCGTGGACGGCGTGCGCGACGACGCGCAGTACTACCGCGACCTGTACAACGTGGAGCGCGTGGAGGCGCTGAAGGGCTCCAACGCCATGATCTTCGGGCGCGGCGGCGGCGGCGGCGTGCTGAACCGCGTGAGCAAGGAGGCGCAGTGGGCCCCCACGCGCACCCTCACCTTCGAGGGCGGCTCGTTCGGCCACAAGCGCACCATGGTCGATGCGGGCCAGGGCCTGGGCACCGCCGTTGCGGCGCGCGTGAACGGGATGTACGAGCATTCGGGCGGCTTCCGCGACCGCGCGGACCTGGAGCGCTACGGCGTGAACCCCACCCTCGCCGTCGCGCTCGGCGCGTCGACGACGGTGCGCGCGGGCTACGAGCGCTTCCACGACGAGCGGTTCGTGGACCGCGGCATCCCCTCGTTCCAGGGCCGCCCGTCCCAGGCCGGCATCACGACGTTCTTCGGCAACCCGGACGTGAACACGTCGCACGTGAGCGTGAACGCGGCCACGGCGGGCGTGGAGCACGTGTCGGGCGCCGTGACCATCCGTGACCGCGCGCGTTGGGCGGACTACAACAAGTTCTACCAGAACAGCTACCCGGGCGCGGTGAACGCGGCGGGCACGCAGGTGGCGCTCTCGGCCTACAACCAGACCATCGGCCGGCGCAACCTCATCAACCAGACCGACGTGATCGTGGGCGGCGCGACGGGCCCAGTGAGGCACACGCTGCTCGTGGGCGCCGAGGTGGGCCGCCAGGAGAGCGACGTGAAGCGCGAGACGGGCTTCTACAACAACACGGCAACCAGCTTCCCCGTGCCGTTCGACGCGCCCACCGTGGCCACGCCCATCACCTTCCGGCAGAGCGCGACCGACGCGGACAACCGGACGGTGGCGAACGTGGCCGGCGTGTACGTGCAGGACCAGGTGGCACTCTCGCCGGCCGTGCAGGCCATCGGCGGGATTCGCTACGACCGCTTCGACCTGGGCTTCCACAACAAGCGCACGGGCGAGGACCTGTCGCGGCGCGACGGGCTGGTGTCGCCGCGCGCGGGCCTGGTGATCAAGCCCGTTGCGCCGCTTGCGGTATACGGAAGCTGGAGCGTGTCGTACCTGCCCAGCTCGGGCGACCAGTTCGGCTCGCTGACGGCGACCACGAAGACGCTGGAGCCGGAGCAGTTCACCAACCGCGAGGCCGGCGCCAAGTGGGACGTACGCCCTAACCTGTCGCTCACCGCGGCCGCGTACCGGCTGGACCGCACCAACACCTCCGCGCCGGACCCGAACGACGCCACCAAGACGGTGCAGACGGGCAGCCAGCGCACCACTGGCGTGGAAGTAGGGGCCACGGGCACCGTCACGCGGTTCTGGCAGGTGGCGGGCGGCTTCGCGAGCCAGCGGGCGCGCATCGTGAGCACGACGGCGGCGGCGAAGGCGGGGCAGCGCGTGCCGCTGGTGCCGCACCAGACGCTGTCGTTCTGGAATCGGTTCCAGGTCGCGGAGCCGGTCGGCTTCGGCATCGGCATCGTCCGCCAGTCGGACATGTTCGCCGCCATCGACAACACCGTAACGCTCCCCGGCTTCACCCGCGCGGACGGCGCCGTCTTCCTACGCCTGGGTGCGTCGCTCGGAGCGCAGGTGAACGTGGAGAACGTGTTCGACACGCGCTACTACGCCACCTCGCAGGGCAACAACAACATCATGCCCGGCGCCACGCGCACGCTCCGCATCTCCCTGACCGCCCGCCACTGA